The Rhodococcus sp. X156 genome window below encodes:
- a CDS encoding ABC transporter substrate-binding protein has translation MLLTGAVLAGCSAAGDTASSSSAPVTATLAQESPRIVATTAAPTLPVTVASADGSPVTVTSADRIVAVDRNGTLGQTVFALGLGERLVGRDLATDFPEVHDLPVITPGGHQLNAEAVLGLRPTVVLTDGSIGPRSAVQQLRDAGIPVVTFPGDRTVAGVGGLVAAVGTALGVPDQGRQLAEHAATAITDATAQARQRATGERVAFLYLRGTSVAMMGGKGSGADELIAAIGEVDAGVDSGLGTAYTPITPEALIVAKPDVLLLMTHGLESVGGIDGLLQVPGIAQTPAGQNRRVVVMDDTDLLSFGADTGDVIRALGEAVHRSAGQ, from the coding sequence GTGCTGCTGACCGGCGCCGTGCTGGCCGGCTGCTCGGCGGCCGGGGACACCGCCTCCTCCTCCTCCGCACCGGTCACGGCGACGCTGGCCCAGGAGTCACCACGCATCGTCGCCACCACAGCTGCGCCGACGCTGCCGGTGACGGTGGCCTCGGCCGACGGCAGCCCGGTCACCGTCACCTCGGCCGATCGCATCGTCGCCGTGGACCGCAACGGCACCCTGGGGCAGACGGTGTTCGCGCTCGGCCTGGGGGAGCGGCTGGTGGGCCGCGACCTGGCCACCGACTTCCCCGAGGTGCACGACCTGCCGGTGATCACCCCCGGCGGCCACCAGCTCAACGCCGAGGCCGTGCTGGGCCTGCGACCCACCGTGGTGCTCACCGACGGCAGCATCGGCCCTCGCTCGGCCGTGCAGCAGCTGCGTGACGCGGGCATCCCGGTGGTGACCTTCCCCGGTGACCGGACGGTCGCGGGCGTAGGCGGGCTCGTGGCCGCGGTCGGGACGGCGCTGGGCGTTCCCGACCAGGGCCGCCAGCTCGCCGAGCACGCCGCCACCGCCATCACCGACGCGACCGCCCAGGCCCGCCAGCGCGCCACGGGGGAGCGGGTGGCGTTCCTGTACCTGCGCGGCACCTCGGTGGCGATGATGGGCGGCAAGGGCTCCGGGGCCGACGAGCTGATCGCCGCGATCGGCGAGGTCGACGCCGGGGTGGACTCCGGCCTCGGCACCGCCTACACCCCCATCACCCCCGAGGCGCTGATCGTGGCGAAGCCGGACGTGCTGCTGCTGATGACGCACGGGCTGGAGTCGGTGGGCGGCATCGACGGCCTGCTGCAGGTGCCGGGCATCGCCCAGACCCCGGCCGGGCAGAACCGGCGCGTGGTGGTCATGGACGACACCGACCTGCTCAGCTTCGGCGCCGACACCGGTGACGTCATCCGGGCGCTGGGCGAGGCAGTGCACCGCAGCGCCGGACAGTGA